The following is a genomic window from Bacillota bacterium.
TAGAATTATGCCGGCCACTGTAAGACGGGCCTCCCCGCCTTCCACTGGTATGTGTGTGTCAACCGCACTGGCTTAGGCATCGTCCCCAATCAGGCACGAGCAGAATTATCAATTAACCAAGTAATATTTTCCCCTCCTTACATGTAATAAAATCAGTATATCAGATTCAGCTATCAGAAAACCAGGACTTTGTCTACACTCTCAGAAATTTGCGCTAGTTCAACCATAGTACTGCGTTCTACACCGGCCAGTAACTGGACATTGCTCAGACCCCGAGCATCGAGGCAAGTCCCTCAAAGCTTGACCTTGCCTCCCTTGACAAGAAGTCCCTTTAGCATCCGGCCGATATTATAGTATCCCTCCGGAGTTTCTTGATTGGCCACCGCATTTGCAACACCGTCAGCAAGTAAATACACTGTTATTTCAGCTTTGTTTTCCTTCTGTAAGGTCAATGCCAGACGCAGCGCGTTAAACGCCTTTTCTGTACCATATGGGCCATCATTGATAATAAACAAATAGCTCAATTGTCTGATCACCCCTATAAGATTGATTTAAGCATTGAGGCTAAAACTTAAGCCAGTCTTATATAATTATAGCATATCACTAATAAGTTTCTTCAAGCCAGTGATTAAGCTGTTGAAAAATGCACATTCTAAAACGAACCCTTAACAAGGAGATAGCCAATGAATAGACATATACTTTCTATACTACTATTTGGCACAAACATTTCCGCTATGCTCGCAGGATTGGTTTACATATTGACGCCTGAACATGTCAATAATCTCGCCGGCAGTGCAATACCGCTGGCCCTGCTTGCCAACACACTTGTTGCCTGTCATACCCGCTCCGGAAAATTTGGCACAATCTATCTGCACTTTGCAATCTTCGCTGTGGCAGTAATGCCTCTGGCCCTGTTTGGGATCTCCAATGCCCGCAAGATCAGCGGCTACACCGCAGTCCATCCTTTGCTGCCAATCCTCCTCTACGGCGCTTTTTTTGGTTTGTTCGCCCTGGGTTCAAGACTGAGATTGGGTTCGGGCAACTACCGCCTGCGCAACAACTGGTGCCCCAGCAAGACGCTGCTGGCAATTCTCTTGGCCTTTGGCGCAAGCCTGGCCTATGTATTAATCAGCCGCCATGGTTTTGGCCTGGAAATGTTTGTCGCGCCCTTCTCACTTTTCTACGCCTTTATTTTCCTCAATGTCACTGTTTTGCTGCTGAAACTAAACCACTGGCGCCCCAGTCTGGAGAATTGGTTCCTCGGCTTGTCGGGGGCATTGATTTTCGTCATCTTCACACTGCCGCTTCTGCTGACACCGCAAATGGCCCGCCAGGCGGAAGCTGAGTTCAATCGGACATTTGGCGACCAAGGTGAGGATTTTAAGTTCAGTTTTTCGCTGCCGGCCTACTTCCTCGGCGTCCCCCACGCCAGGTGCCAGATTGTTGAACATCAACTCTTCTATCAGGAAGGTGAGTTGGAGCTGTATTACGATGCGTTTATCCCGCCCCCGGAAAAGCTGAAGCCAGAAGGCAACACCACAATTATCCGCCTCCATGGCGGGGGCTGGAGTGTGGGCAACAAAGGCAAAGGCAACCGGCTCCAACTGAGCAAATTCCTGGCGGAGCAGGGCTATGTGGTCTTTGATATCCAGTACGGATTAGCGAATGTTCTCGACATCGGCCTCACCACGCCCCCAGATTACCTGAGAGGGGATTATTCCATTGATGACATGCTGGAGCATATCGGGCATTTCACCTATTACCTTGCTGAGCATGCCGATCGCTATGGGGCTGACCTGGAGTCGGTGTTTATTTCTGGCAACTCCGCAGGCGGCCACCTAGCAACAGTGGCCGGGCTTGCCACAGCCGCCGGCAGCTATCCGGAGCTGTTTAACGACCAACTTAAGATACGAGGAATTATTTCTTTGTATCCCGCCTACCAGCTGGCCCCGGCCCTGGGTCTGGCAGGCCGGGAGGATTTCCTCTATCCGGAGCTGCTTGTAGATGCCGTAAGTCCGCCCTGTTTGATTCTCCAGGGCGTCAATGATGTCATGGTACCGGTTGAGAATGTGCAGGCCTTCTCGGAGCACTACAATGCCTACCCAGAGGTAAACCTGGCGCTATTAAAGTTTCCCTTGGCCGGGCATTCGGCTGACATACATTTTGGCGGTATATACAGCCAATTGTTTAATCATTACATGCTGCGGTTCCTTGAACTTCATAAATGAGCCCTGACATGGTCACGGAGGTGCGCTTGCGCCGCCGTTAATGCAGAAGCTTCCGGTTCCCCCAGTACCGCACGGAAAATTTCGATTCCGGTGTCATAAGCAAGCCATTGATACTCAAGAGCATGCTCGAGTACATATACTAGGTCAACCTGTGCCTGGCCCGGGTCAGCAGCAAGCGGCGCAACAAGTATCTCACGCACTTCCTGGACAATTTGGTGCCGGACAAGCTTCTCCTGCTGCTCAATAACCTTATTCATCCTCGCAAAGTATTCCTGAGGCAGCCGCCAATCGGCGACCGCAACATTCTCCCGCAGGTGGTTTGGATCCAGTGGGCCGGTAAGTGCGGTTGTTACTCCTGAATGCTGCAATACCCAGGCAATTGCAATTTGGGCCGGGCTTTTGCCGAATTTGGCGCCAATAGCTGCCAGTTCATCCGCCAAGCGCAAGCCTGCTGTCAGTTTCGCCCGTCTGAACATAGGGTCCAGCTGACGGATATCGCCTGAGGCAAATCGGGTTTGGGGCGTTACCTTTCCAGTCAACAATCCCCGGCCGGTAACACTGAAAGCAATAATCGCAAATCCCCACTTTTCCTGCAGCGGCATAAGTTCCTGATAACGCAGTCGCGAAACTGCGTTCATCTCTGCCAGCACGGTGGCAACTGAGCCAAATTGGACATACTCTCTGACCCTGTCCACCGGCAGATGACCAACACCATAGGCGCGGATTTTGCCTTGGGCTTGCAAACTTTCCAAGGCAGCGACAGTCTCTGCCACCGGCGTATCGGGATCGTCAAAATGCACTTGCAGCAAATCCAGATAATCAGTGCCTAGACGGCGGAGACTCTGTTCACAACTGGCCATCACATGTTTCCGGGTAAGCCGGACCTTCCCGTCATCAGTCGGCCCCACTTTGGATGCGACGAGAATCTTATCCCGAAATGACGCTACAGCCCGACCCAGGGTAATCTCGGTATCTCCGTAATTACCGGCAGTGTCAAAAAACCTAATGCCCAAATCATAGGCCAATTGAATTTGACTCAGCTTCTGTTGCTCTGATAAACAGTTTCCATAAGCTCCTGCCAATGCATAACAGCCGTAGCCCAATTGGGGCAGAGTAAGGTCAGTCATTGTGACCACCTCCTTGTTGCACTGTTTCCACTTTATCAATCAGTAGTTGCAGCTTCCCCTTGACTTCACTTAAATTCCGTTCTAATTCCTCGATTTCTCCCAGCTTGCGCCCCAACTCACCGCGGATAAGAGTCAAGGCCTCAAAATCTAACTCTCCCACCGCCAAACTGCGATCAATCTGCGCATCCGCAGCCAACACCGTTCTGATTTCCTCCAGGCTGAACATCAATTTGCGCATTGCCAGAATACTTGCCAGCCTTTGGCAATCCTCACTTGAGTATACCCGCCTGTTTCCGACCCTGGCCGGCGAAAGCAAACCAATGCGGTCATAATAACGCAATGTCTCCACCGGTACCCCGAACTTTTCCCCTACAGCGCCAATTTGCATTTCAATCACCTCTGTCACTAGCATACCACCTGGAGTTGACTCCAGGTCAAGTGCAAATAACAAAGTACGTTAAACAGGGACCGAGAGGTCCCTGTTTGCTTAACCGAGGATTTTCAATTCTTTGGGAAATTTATTTAATAACTCATAACCGGTTTCAGTAATCAGGACATCGTCTTCAATCCGCACGCCCCCGGTTCCCAAGATGTTCAGGCCCGGCTCAACGGTGAAGGTCATACCCGGTTGGAGCAAAGCTTCGTTATCGCTGGTCATAGACGGATATTCGTGCACTTCGATGCCAATGCCATGCCCTACCCGAAGGCCACAGTAATCGCCATACCCGGCCCGGACGATAATTTCCCGGGAGGCCTGGTCGACAGCGCCAATCTTATTCCCCGGCTTGCAGGCCTCTACAGCCGCAAGTTGAGCTTCCAAAGTCACATCGTACATTTTCTGAAACTCAGGTTTTGCATATTTATAGGCAAAAGTGCGCGTTATATCTGAGCAATAGCCATTGTAAACTACGCCCAGGTCGATAAGAATCTGATCGCCAGGTTTCAACTTGGCGTCTCCCGGTACACCATGGGCATAGGCAGAACGGGGGCCAAACAGCATAATCGTTGAGAATGCCATCGGCGCACCCAGTTTGCGCATCTGATGTTCAACCTCGGCGGTAACTTCCAGTTCCGTAACCCCTTCGGTGAGAAGGCCGGCGGCGGTTTCGATTGCCTTGTCTGCCAGACGGGCTGCCTTGCGCATACTTTCAATCTCAACTTCATTTTTGATATTGCGCAGGGCAGCAATTTTCGCATCGGCGGCCACCAGTGTGGCGCCAGGGAAAATTCCCATCAGGGCTTCTGCCCGATTCATAGGCAAAAAGTCCTTTTCCACGGCAATAACCGGCTTGGCTCCCACTGCCCGTTCAGCATGCTCACGCATCAGTTCCCAGGGATTTTGGATATCGGTGTAACCAATAATCTCATGCTCCCAGCCTGCGTCCCGAACCCGCTCCCTTTCCATTTCGGGACAGACAACAAGTGGGGTATCCTCAGGGAAAATCATCACCCCCAAAAGACGTTCATGAGGGTCACAGTAGAAGTTACTGAAGTAAAACACGTTGGCAATTGAGTTTATAAAGCCACAGCTGTAGTTTTCTTCTTTCAACCAACGGGAAAAATTAGATAACTGCTTGGACATTTGATCAATCCTTTCAGATGTTCTTTCTAAATTACTTCTAGCTACTACCCGGTTACTCCTTGTCAATATGTGAAAAAAAGAGCCAGCGAATTAGTAACCAATCAGCGTATGGTCTCCAGAAACGCTTCGATATGTCCGTAATGCTGGGGATAGTGGCCCCAGGTGTTGCTGGCGAGAATCAGCATCGGATCCCAGTCTGCGGGCATTCCCTCAATCAGGTTCGGATCGAGCAGCGCTTTTGGCTCCACAACTTCAACCGTCGAAAGCAGCTGCGCAAAACCGCTGCGATACATTTGTAAAACCTCATCTAATGACTTAAACCTGTACTCTTTAAAAATCGCTTCGTTCCGTTCATCCTGAGGAAGCTCCCAAAGGGACGACCCCTCCAAAGTCAGGTTTGTGAACATTTCTGCCATTTCCCGCTCGTACCAACTAATGTGGGCGAGAATATCCTTCACAGACCATTGCCCACATACGCCGGGTGTATTCATGTCTTTTTCGTCAACCCGGGAAACAAGCATGTCCCACTCTTTGCGTCCCTGCAACAAATTATTAATGGCAATGCTGACAATCCGGTTTTCCATCCAATCATCTCCTTGTCCGGGTAGAGCTTGGCGCCTACCCAATTTTTAATCTCCTGTGGCGCTCAATCAGACCGCCAGCTATTCGCGATCTTTTTTCTTCTTTTGCTGCTGCGATGCTTCTAAGCCTCAGCCGATGGCGACGCCCAAAGCCAGCCCCAACGCCAGGTTATCAAATAAGAGGCCGAAAATCAGCCCAAGGGACATGCCTAATGAAATATACATAACTTCACCCTTTCTACTCGGTCATCAACCAATCAGGATAGTCCCAAAATCTCCCGAATCTGCTCCTCTGTCAAAGTTGACAACAACTGCTCCCCGGGTTTAATCACGCGATCAAACAGCTCCTTCTTTTGTTGCTGCAGAGCGTAGATCTTTTCGTCAATCGTGCCCATGGCGATGAATTTGAGCACCTGCACCGCCCGCTCCTGGCCGATACGATGGGCCCGGTCGCTGGCTTGGTCCTCCACTGCCGGATTCCACCAGAGGTCGTAATGAATCACCATATCAGCGCCAGTGAGGTTGAGGCCGGTGCCCCCCGCCTTCAGGGAAACCAGGAACACATCCCCATCACCGTTGTTGAATGAACTGGCCATTGCCAGCCGCTCTGCCGCCGGCGTGGCGCCGTCCAGGTAATAGATTGTACGTCCATCTCCCGACAAAGCAGTCCGAATCAACTTCAGCATGCTTGTGAATTGAGAGAATATCAGCAGCCGGTGTCCGGCAGCCAGACTGTCGGCCGTCACCTCCTGAAGCTGCTCCAGCTTGCCGCTGCCCCCGGTATACCCCTCCAGGAAGAGGCCGGGATGACAGCAGATCTGCCGCAAACGCATCAAACCGGCAAGAATCTTCACCCGGCTTTTGTCAAACCCATCTTCCGCCAGCGCTACCGCCGCCTCGCCGCGGATTTTATCAAGCCAGGCCAGATAAATCTTTTTTTGCTCCCGGGTAAGTTCCGACAACATTCGTTGTTCGGTTTTAGCCGGCAGCTCCGGCAATACGTCCTTTTTTAGCCGCCTGAGTACAAACGGAGCAACACGTGCTGCCAGGCGTTGGGATTGTAGCTCATCGCCATTTGCCACACCCTTAGCGTATTTGGCGATAAAGTTTTTGTAACTGCCGAAGAAACCGGGCATCAAAAACTCAAAAACGCTCCACAACTCGGAAAGAGAATTTTCTATCGGCGTCCCCGTGAGGGCAAAATAGCGCCGCCCCCGCAAATCCCGGGCGGCCCGAGCAGTCAGCGAGCCCGGGTTTTTAATGTACTGGGCTTCATCCAAAATGCAATGACTGAATGTACAATCACGATATAGATCCCGGTCTCTACGCAACAGGGCGTACGAAGTAATAGCAACATCCACCCCCGCGAGACTCGCCACTTGGCGCTTTCTCTCCTCTTTGCTGCCGACGATCAACTGGACTTTCAGGCCAGGCGCGAAATTTGCCAGCTCCGCCTGCCAGTTGTATACCAAAGATGTGGGCGCCACAACCAGAGCAGGATCTGCGTTCACTTCCCGCTCCGCGGCCAAGAGCGCAATCATTTGCACCGTCTTGCCTAGCCCCATCTCATCGGCGAGAATGCCGCCAAGATTACAGGCGCTCAGGGTTCGCAACCAATGATAACCAGTGACCTGGTAATCCCGCAAAGTCGCGGTGAGAGTTTCCGGAACCGGAAACTCTGCCTCTCCCGCCTCGCGGATCGTCTGGAGAAAGTTGCGCAGTTCCCGGCCACGCTGGACCGACTGGAACTTGCCGTCCCGGAACCAAGTATCGAAAGCCAGCGCTCGGTAACGGGGAAGCTTTAGCACATCCTGGGTCAAATCTGCATCCGACAGCTCCAGGTCACTGATGAGCTGAGCCATCTCTGTGAGCTCTTCCCCGGCAAAATCAATGAAGGAGCCGTCCCGCAGTCGATGATAGCGTCGTTTTTCCCGCAGGGCCCTTAGCACGGAAGAAAGCTCAGAACGCTCAATTCCCTCGATATCGAAATCAAACTCCAATAAATTATTCTCATTATTTAGTTCCATGCGTCCCCGCATACGGGGAGTAACAAGCAGTCGCTTTGCTGCCAATCTGTCACTATAATAGACGGCGCAGATTTTCTGTAGCTCGGGAACAATCTCAACCAGGAACTCAAACATTGCTTCATCGCCCTCTAGATGTAACTCCTGCCCAAGGACAGTGAACTGAGCCCGCTCCAAAAACTCCATTAATCGGTGTTCGGTTTGCCGGTCCCTGACCATGATCTGACCGGCAGGCATTTCCGGCTCCCCGCCAAGGGGGTTAAAACTATAGTCGCCGTATGTGTATTCCAGCCGGGCAGCCAGCCCCTGCTCCCACAAATCCAAAAACATTTTCGCCGCCAGGGGCGCTCGATAAAATACCGACTCTAATTCCTTGTCAACTTTCACAGCCGCCGACTTCTGGAGCAGGGGTAACAGTTCTGAAGCAAAGCGGCTGCGGTGTCCGGAAGGAATGATAATTCGCCCCGCTTGGGATTGCTTTAAGCCGTA
Proteins encoded in this region:
- a CDS encoding MerR family transcriptional regulator, producing the protein MLVTEVIEMQIGAVGEKFGVPVETLRYYDRIGLLSPARVGNRRVYSSEDCQRLASILAMRKLMFSLEEIRTVLAADAQIDRSLAVGELDFEALTLIRGELGRKLGEIEELERNLSEVKGKLQLLIDKVETVQQGGGHND
- a CDS encoding aminopeptidase P family protein: MSKQLSNFSRWLKEENYSCGFINSIANVFYFSNFYCDPHERLLGVMIFPEDTPLVVCPEMERERVRDAGWEHEIIGYTDIQNPWELMREHAERAVGAKPVIAVEKDFLPMNRAEALMGIFPGATLVAADAKIAALRNIKNEVEIESMRKAARLADKAIETAAGLLTEGVTELEVTAEVEHQMRKLGAPMAFSTIMLFGPRSAYAHGVPGDAKLKPGDQILIDLGVVYNGYCSDITRTFAYKYAKPEFQKMYDVTLEAQLAAVEACKPGNKIGAVDQASREIIVRAGYGDYCGLRVGHGIGIEVHEYPSMTSDNEALLQPGMTFTVEPGLNILGTGGVRIEDDVLITETGYELLNKFPKELKILG
- a CDS encoding helicase; its protein translation is MAMLNLTTEKIAGGCQRRAVFLTGVEYYRSGLVEDVAVEDVRGVFCGYIRGTWRYRITAQLTPQGDVVNATCQCSAFARYFGYCEHIVALLLTVRDKFPDWDPSRARAEQVADNMFGLLSDTGETLVAGEQLNLEAIIKYDANYYGTRYSLGFRVGLDRLYVVKDVGELVQAMDSEQPLYFGKEFTFDPRHHCFDSEDEELLRLFAAILDTNMLAREQGARVGGRKDVLFAPSMLPRVMDLLRDKLFTLVLNGRSYREVALRDEDLPLNVAVGAQGEELGITVDVLDWVVPLDRRGKFWFFKGTVFRISGEQHAVLPALYYGLKQSQAGRIIIPSGHRSRFASELLPLLQKSAAVKVDKELESVFYRAPLAAKMFLDLWEQGLAARLEYTYGDYSFNPLGGEPEMPAGQIMVRDRQTEHRLMEFLERAQFTVLGQELHLEGDEAMFEFLVEIVPELQKICAVYYSDRLAAKRLLVTPRMRGRMELNNENNLLEFDFDIEGIERSELSSVLRALREKRRYHRLRDGSFIDFAGEELTEMAQLISDLELSDADLTQDVLKLPRYRALAFDTWFRDGKFQSVQRGRELRNFLQTIREAGEAEFPVPETLTATLRDYQVTGYHWLRTLSACNLGGILADEMGLGKTVQMIALLAAEREVNADPALVVAPTSLVYNWQAELANFAPGLKVQLIVGSKEERKRQVASLAGVDVAITSYALLRRDRDLYRDCTFSHCILDEAQYIKNPGSLTARAARDLRGRRYFALTGTPIENSLSELWSVFEFLMPGFFGSYKNFIAKYAKGVANGDELQSQRLAARVAPFVLRRLKKDVLPELPAKTEQRMLSELTREQKKIYLAWLDKIRGEAAVALAEDGFDKSRVKILAGLMRLRQICCHPGLFLEGYTGGSGKLEQLQEVTADSLAAGHRLLIFSQFTSMLKLIRTALSGDGRTIYYLDGATPAAERLAMASSFNNGDGDVFLVSLKAGGTGLNLTGADMVIHYDLWWNPAVEDQASDRAHRIGQERAVQVLKFIAMGTIDEKIYALQQQKKELFDRVIKPGEQLLSTLTEEQIREILGLS
- a CDS encoding aldo/keto reductase yields the protein MTDLTLPQLGYGCYALAGAYGNCLSEQQKLSQIQLAYDLGIRFFDTAGNYGDTEITLGRAVASFRDKILVASKVGPTDDGKVRLTRKHVMASCEQSLRRLGTDYLDLLQVHFDDPDTPVAETVAALESLQAQGKIRAYGVGHLPVDRVREYVQFGSVATVLAEMNAVSRLRYQELMPLQEKWGFAIIAFSVTGRGLLTGKVTPQTRFASGDIRQLDPMFRRAKLTAGLRLADELAAIGAKFGKSPAQIAIAWVLQHSGVTTALTGPLDPNHLRENVAVADWRLPQEYFARMNKVIEQQEKLVRHQIVQEVREILVAPLAADPGQAQVDLVYVLEHALEYQWLAYDTGIEIFRAVLGEPEASALTAAQAHLRDHVRAHL
- a CDS encoding ClbS/DfsB family four-helix bundle protein, which codes for MENRIVSIAINNLLQGRKEWDMLVSRVDEKDMNTPGVCGQWSVKDILAHISWYEREMAEMFTNLTLEGSSLWELPQDERNEAIFKEYRFKSLDEVLQMYRSGFAQLLSTVEVVEPKALLDPNLIEGMPADWDPMLILASNTWGHYPQHYGHIEAFLETIR
- a CDS encoding alpha/beta hydrolase yields the protein MNRHILSILLFGTNISAMLAGLVYILTPEHVNNLAGSAIPLALLANTLVACHTRSGKFGTIYLHFAIFAVAVMPLALFGISNARKISGYTAVHPLLPILLYGAFFGLFALGSRLRLGSGNYRLRNNWCPSKTLLAILLAFGASLAYVLISRHGFGLEMFVAPFSLFYAFIFLNVTVLLLKLNHWRPSLENWFLGLSGALIFVIFTLPLLLTPQMARQAEAEFNRTFGDQGEDFKFSFSLPAYFLGVPHARCQIVEHQLFYQEGELELYYDAFIPPPEKLKPEGNTTIIRLHGGGWSVGNKGKGNRLQLSKFLAEQGYVVFDIQYGLANVLDIGLTTPPDYLRGDYSIDDMLEHIGHFTYYLAEHADRYGADLESVFISGNSAGGHLATVAGLATAAGSYPELFNDQLKIRGIISLYPAYQLAPALGLAGREDFLYPELLVDAVSPPCLILQGVNDVMVPVENVQAFSEHYNAYPEVNLALLKFPLAGHSADIHFGGIYSQLFNHYMLRFLELHK